CGCGGTGCTCGAGCAGGTGCTGGCCGAGCACCCGGGGAGCTTCTGCCCCCGCCAGTACAGCAATCCGCACAACCCGGAGAGCTACGCCCCCTGCGCCGAGCAGCTGGCCCACGCGGCGGGCGCCATCGACTGCCTGATCGGCACCGTGGGGTCGGGCGGGAGCGTGTGCGGGATCTCGTCGTACCTGCGGCTGATCTGCCCCGAGCTGACGGCGATCGGCGTGGACACGCACCGCAGCGTGATCTTCGGCCAGTCCGACGCCGGAAGCGGGCGGCTGCTGCGCGGGCTGGGGAACTCGCTGATGCCGCCGAACGTGGACCACTCGGCGTTCGACCTGGTGCACTGGGTGGGCGCGGCCGAGGCCTTCCGCGCCACGCGCCAGCTCCACCGCGAGCACGCGCTCTTCATGGGCCCCACCAGCGGCGCGGCGTACCTGGTGGCCGAGTGGTGGGCGCGCGAGAACCCCGACCGGCTGGGCGCCGTGATCTTTCCCGACGAGGGGTACCGCTACCAGGACACCGTCTACGACGACGCCTGGCTGGAGGCGAAGGGGGCGCGCCTCGACGTGCTCCCGCGGGGGCCCGTGGAGTGGGAGCACCCCCACGACGGCCACGACCCGTGGGCGTTCTTCCGCTGGGGCCGCCGCTCGTACGCCGAGGTGATGGACCAGCCCGGCGCCAACCTGAGGCTGGTGCCGGCGTGAGCACGGCCCCCGCCGGAAAGGCGCTGCTCTTCGTCGAGAGCAACACCAGCGGAACGGGGCGGCTCTTCGCGCGCACCGCCCGGAGCATGGGCTTCCTCCCGGTGCTGATCACCGCCCGGCCCGGGAAGTACGCCTACCTCGCCGAGGAGGGCGCGCCGGAGGTGGTCGTGGTCCCGCGCGTCGACGAGGACGAGCTGCACGCGCTGGTCGCCGCGCGCTGGGGCGGAGCCGCCGGGGTGGCCGGGATCACCTCCAGCTCCGAGTACTTCGTCGCCACCGCGGCGGCACTGGCGGCGCGCTTCGGCCTTCCCGGCCCGAGCGCGGAGTCCGTTCGCGCCGCGCGCGACAAGTCGCGGCAGCGCCAGGTGCTGGCCGCCGGCGGGATCCCGGTCCCCGCCTTCCGCGCCGTCTCCTCGGCGCCCGAGG
Above is a genomic segment from Longimicrobium sp. containing:
- a CDS encoding cysteine synthase family protein — encoded protein: MSGPLIHANFVDALALPRLVRLRPNLIGLAFPLMKLLPARFIVRKALEEGELRPGGLIAETTSGTFGLALAMVARLGGHPLTLVSDPAIDAPLERRLEDLGATVHIVREPGPTGGFQQARLAVLEQVLAEHPGSFCPRQYSNPHNPESYAPCAEQLAHAAGAIDCLIGTVGSGGSVCGISSYLRLICPELTAIGVDTHRSVIFGQSDAGSGRLLRGLGNSLMPPNVDHSAFDLVHWVGAAEAFRATRQLHREHALFMGPTSGAAYLVAEWWARENPDRLGAVIFPDEGYRYQDTVYDDAWLEAKGARLDVLPRGPVEWEHPHDGHDPWAFFRWGRRSYAEVMDQPGANLRLVPA